The stretch of DNA acagtgaAACTTTAATTCCGTTTCTGAATTGCTACATGAGTGTTTTCTCTTTTTCGATGAataactgtgtttttttttttaaatcgttgtAATAAAAATAGGTGgcgcttaacttttggcggactgtatgtATAACCTTTCAATGAAGTTCTCTCTTCCTCTCTGATaattttgcttttcttttcctCAGTTCTTCTTTTAACTGTGACAAATCCAAGATCCATAATTACTCTCTATTCTTGAAAAAATAATACTCAACTTTTTATCATATCTTCACACTTTTTATAGTTATTTAGCAAGACAAACACATACCGTATGTTTAATGTAGATTAACACTGCTGCAATGTAATTGATCAAATGTCTGATAAGTCTGAAACTGATAATGACGTACTGCATTAATTAGCTAGAGTGCCATATGTGATGTGTATGTTTTTCTCCTCATTTCGCTTGTTCAAAAATAATATAGTTTAAACGTTACGCTGTTTGCAAAGTTTTGAAGTATATTTATGATATAAACCAAAGTAAAATGACATAGCATCGTCTCTgtaagtacttttttttttattctatcacATTTTCTACAATTGATAGCCAGCATTTTGATACACCAAAGAATACAATAATCATGTATATACTGTGGAGAATAGATATTTTCTGATTCAAAAATCAACTTCCACCTTTggagatttttaaaaaaatttatatacataattatgtCCTGCATTTTGTGAAGTAccatattcatttaaaatttgtttttttggcAACGTTTAAACTTAATTTTAGTCCCTACcaaacgttttttttaaatttatttatcaaatattatttattatatatcataGTTTATCAGTTTACACATTTCACCTTATTTTGCGTTTGTCTATCTGTACAATCATGTAAGACGTCGCAATGACTGTTGCACGTATTTAGCAAATATCCAGGTgtaatgataagtcgttatcctaaggctatttttttcttattttttctgtacacttagctttcattttttattaccatgcattgtcaagcttggtaactcataattatttgtcagtaactaaatgtacgatgctgtcccatactgaaccttctgaccttgtttgtttacatttaaatttcaatggcgtcaaaatcacgtgatttcaattcgttctacccaatcaaattgctctactgtcaattaggggattttccagtctacggcaattacgttaATTCTTGgtgggatattgcttcaaaatagtttgcaataattttgggttttattcaacaggaaaactctttttttgccatcccttttgacATCAGTGGAATTCTGTATGAAAATTTatctacagtcatgatggtcagaatatcgatctttttataatgaataaaaagaaaattctatgaaaaataaatgtaaattatttttcattaacctactctatattcctgtacaaaattatggcatgggcatcgttttttcaattagttttcctttcattttggttgggcttttttcgcgggaaaatcgcgaaagacgtaaggagcatgtcattttaaaattcctaaaaatacgatttgcttgacctgtattgcctgccacaagattgatgacgctgaatggaatgtacacaaagcaatggaggccggaagtgggattttgtgaagttctagaatgtttttagacattcggaagtcgggattgaaacggccattagaaatttggcattttttagcaataattgagaacaacaatgaaaacttaccttcagaaatgtttttttattcaaaagtgcagaaaaaacgtattttacattgtttttctacgccggaagtagcgtagtgacgtcaatgcggagtttccccgtgtgttaagttcaaacacaaatacctaacgaactgacaagatgaacgattttagactacggtaggatatagcaaataatttgtatttttatgattttacattATGCACGTCTTTCATCATAGTTTAATATATGCAAATATATACTTGTGTGTATAAACAGATTAAGTATTCATTCCAtaaataaaagttaaatctaCGGAAAGGTCGCTAAGCGACGTccactaaaaaaaacttttaaaattgagcaactaaaatacatgtattgttatgcagcattttaaattttttttaatatagattagaccgttggttttccgctttgaatagtttaacactagtaatttttgtggtcctttatagattgctgttcggtgCGAGCAAAGGCTCCgagttgaagaccgtaccttgatcTATACTGgctaacttttataaattgtgacttggatggagagttgtttaattggcactcataccacatcttcctatatctattaatttcttaaaaaatggATAGCAGCATGGACTATTGTAAGATTGTTCTCAATGTGTGAAtaaacagtggcggatgcaggaattttcgaaaggggggtgctagcccagggcaaagggggggtgcaggggtggtgcaaacatatgtcccgattcaaatgcattgatcggccaaaataaaggggggggtgcggacccccggaaccccccctctggatccgccactgaataaatataacaaaatatcagTTATTCGAGTTTCAtagatgtgaatttaagcatgggtGCAATTAGGATACTCTTCATTAAAGATTCACGGATCGTTTGGGGGAAGGTTCAAACCCATTGAATCAATATGAATTCAAAATCAAATCGGTGGAACTTTATTGTAAATACATTGGTtgccttcagctgttatctggacttaggtcgggttgttgtctctttgacaaattccccatttccattctcaatttatctaaaaaaaataagcagTGAATGGACACTTTTGTCTGGATCATAGATAAACgaaggtgaaaaaactgtcatcATAGGAATTAGGGGACCCTCAAGTTTTTCGAAATTTGTTAGTTATCTTATCGATTATCAGATTTTAATTGGCAATATAGTGATTTGATAAGGTGGTAGTTAATAATGCTAGGTTAATTGTTTCtattagaggtcggtcatttaaagacgtatcaaccgtatcgtatacgttgacgtatccgcatcttcagatctatcaaaattatatatagatGTGATCCCGAACTTAAGAACACCTTACGttcgaaacaataaaacattcattttcaaaatttgcaatagtggtgttttgaaattataataataagggggtctatcaactacttttacatgcACTTAAAAAGGAGTCAATGTAGGGCAGGTACACGAATATCGTACACAATCCTTTAATAATCAAGTTAAacaatatttcaagatcttacatgaataaacaaacacaaaaaatcaaatgtactacttatatacatgtaaggaactttgaatattgttcatttgcgatGTTATCATAAGAGGTAAATTAAATAGAAACAGGAGTTGTCTTCGGatgtcatataaatacatgtacacctaatAAAACAGTACTGATCgagtatcactctatttgtcaaATAACAATTTGGTTCTACGTGAGCACACGTTAGCACACAAATAAACGATTTTACCGTATTTACTCCTATCATAATCATGCCTGTAAACTGTTCCAactactgttgattcatttattttcgtgggtaccaattttcatggagtgaggaaaacttacatttttgttgatatttaatttcgtggttttggcgaAATCTGTATACAAGCCTGTAGATAATTTGGTATTCgtttaacatttaatttcgtggttcatctattcccacgaaatccacggaaattggtatccaacgaataataatgaatccacagtatccaGAATATCTTTACATAAAAGTCGGATTACATGTTCGAAAAAACTCGATATTTCCTAATAGTTTTGTGAATTTttgcattagaaattaatcagttgctcatttgcattattgaaagtacacAAAATTAAAGCTCGAGATCACATACTGTTTTTTGGtaaatctgcagatgcggatataCGTCAACGTAAACGATAATATTTTCATCGGGACCAACTTGACTTAATTTATATAGTGATTAaagaatgataaaaataatataaaaataatagatatgACCATTATAACTATTACCATTCTTATCATGAACATGAACTTATATAtgaaaaggaaattaaaaaatcggagtggataattttttttaatttagtttgtaaaaaataaaatcttgaaCTTATCATACATGAAGTGTTATTTGATTGGGAATATTTTTAAATTCGGTACATCGAGCACCCGCTTAACGAAATGTCCGTGCAAATACGTAAATAAAGTCATGTCGCGAGGTGTCCCTTAAGTTTACGACAAAAGTTATGATATATGTATTAGATACAATACAAAGGAAAAAAAGAAACAGGCCgctaacaaccgttgccggatagtttttctgcacgagtagttaGGTCAAGGTCTGAGGcaatagccgaggaccttgacttgactacaagtgcagaaaaactattcggctggttgtttcCGGCCTGTTtgtttgttacttttgttttgtatctgacttgtacgacgtttcaagaaagtagTTGTACATTTCTCAAGACtgaacatttgagaaacttaaatgtccataaagcagtaaatgtaagttaaagtataaacacatattttttcatttcccttcaaccgagagttttttctagaaaaaaatcaagaatctatactttgataaaaaaaaaaaaaaaaaagaaccatttcaagtaaaagatgaatgttgtatacaattgtaacttttttaaaatacaacttcgtaaaaaagtaaaaaaaaatatattaaagaaatatgttGGTGGTTAGTTCgataaagtttgatttttatgggggaaaCGGAAAGGGGGAAAAAGGGGTGGGGgctaaatttatttaaaataaacaggctAGATCTTTATTTTGATGGAAAAAAGAAGGGTGTGCCATGCCATCCCCCATTCcccctttgaaaaaaatgtaaaaattgcacGTTTGCTGGCAAATTACAAGAATTcaatattcagtggcggatccaggtcgGTCCGGTGGCTGGAatccccttttttggacgatcaatgcatttgaatggggtaTATAGTTGGACCCCCTCCCTTTGtactgggttgggaacccctttttaaaaacggctgaatccgcccctgatatatatatgaattcaatatataaataaattcaataacaatataaatgtatcaaaagaatgaatatcCTACTTCTTTAGTGAATGAAATGTtatgaaaaacatgtattttgtcttgttgttagatatatttaggcatatactttgattttttttaattcatgtttgtctctgcaagtgttgatcgggattaaacacgtgttactctAAGATCCAATCAAAGCCTACCgtccaaaattgatgacatatatatgagttgaatgattttcttcaaaatttgcTTCATATTTGGACATGTTTTACACGAATACTTTTTATtcataggatcaatcgtgcattggtgagttgatagggattttatcttttgataaaatttgatttttatttacatatttcctgtctttttttattgaaaaattttcgtttcagcattgtccaaaatactattcgtgtccatatattgaagaaaatacattttatgaccgatttttttttattcttaaaggGGGCGGGATGTTCTTTTCTGactatgaaattttttttttttcaacgcCAGCAcccaaatacttttttttcaaattagcaCTATTATATATtcggtattcggaaaatcaggaatcatgtagaacattaatttgtcatctgctttaCCACTGTAAATTTTTTCTCTTAAATTTTGGGATAAAAAGATTTTTGTATTTGggagaaaaccataccccccccccctttttttggagtTAAATGgctaatcccttagtgtactgatatgaatagtattttactggaattgtttgaaaaaaatattgatgctaacgttaatatttattctaaaaaaaaaaagacaggaaatatgtcggtgaaccaaaaagttcaaatctaattgaaagtttaaggattatgtaccccaatgtgttgattcaatgctaaacatatggaaattttatagaaaatccataGCATTTATCCTTGTAccctcatatttggcaatttcatgactgatagatataaattattgcatgcagtgctggcattgatttccttaaaacgagtttattaatgtagatattggttaaaacaaattaaaatatggaccaaatcaagtacaccttttagggtgcgctcgactttagtgactcagcacgaggtattttggaatttacaggttgtttagaactttaaaaaaaaacaaaaaaacactacCACATCATAGAAaggcaagtgagtaatctatgtttcaaattttataacaaaaatctctgtattaaaggctgtggattttctttaaaaatctcGGTTTATTTgtcacaaagtactctttttctatcaaatgcaatgaaacaataaataataatgctttgcgtcaagtttccccttggtatgtgtacaaaatggcctatctctattattcattacatctgtagttttgatacaattgaagtttgaaaaattcgtacaaaaatggctacagaaggggtcataaacaaCATAACTTGGGACACTCtcgaaaacatatcttacgactatgacatgtcctaagaccatcattAGACATGTATTAGTCATAATATACTTTCGAAAACAAGGACCCTGAATTACCTACATTAAATGTAGACAAGACAAgacagacaatatttttttttaaagtcttaggcagcaaccatttgattttctgggggggggaggggggctatggttttttttttctggacaatttttttttttttttttttttcgcgacaagtcgaaaacaattttttctttcaattttagcattacatatagtggcagctgagggtgaaacaaacatttttttttctcagaattaaaaacaaattatttttttctccaaaaactagaaacaaacttttttttccaaaaaaaaccatagcgtaacccttggctagcgaagatgcgtTCTGACTAACCTAGAAGTTTTTGCATTTCAGACAACACACTTTTGCTTTTAGATCATTGCAATTAGTACTGCTTTAAAAAAACATAGTAGTGTCGATTATATTTCTGAAAGATTGAAAGAACGATTGCTTTTTTTTGTCTAAACTATTTACAAAGTATAATGTACACTACAACGTTACAGTCAGAGAGGACATGCGTTTCAATGTCTGTTTTAAATTAAACGTTTAAACTCGCGATgatgtgaataaaacaaacattttcttttcaatgAAATATAGCAGATCTTGCCAGTGTAAAGTAAACCTGATGGGCTTAACGTAAATATTTGAGGTACCGATGCTGTTCAGACGTTGTTCAGATTACGTCTGGTAAACGAGTTtactggcacttcctgttgagcttttctggtacaaagtataaaaaatatagggCGACTGTTCACCAATTTGTTTGTCTatctaaatattttgtaaaataggagGATGTAATGCCATAGATAACTGAATGAGAGCTTGTCTCGTTAATTACTCTGaccaaaatgatttaaaattacatCTGAATGACTTTTTTCCCGTATGTAAGTGCGGCAAGCTCAATGAGTGGAGAAACacagtctagcgctgaagatgtaagtGTCTagcatccgtccgtctgtctgtgctGAATGCACAAGTACACAGGCACGTACGATCATTAAATGGGGCTtagagagagtgccacgctccCAGCAAGTTAAGAATCCTTTAAGCAAGCTTATTCGGGGGTCCGTTCACGTAAGGGGCCTCTTAAAAGTCACACTGTCTGTCACTCTCCATTATACACTCATTTACCAATGAAAGTCTTAATTTCTCGACATTCATCTCACGGGAATTTCATCTATTACAGGATCTATAATGTAACTATTGTATTCAAGGACATGtacatatctttaaaaaaattaaggtgaacaATAGATATATTTGGTTATTTTTAGGTCCCTTTTGGTAATTTCGCACATAGAATGCTTCAGTAACTAATACATCCCTGCAATTCACATTTTCATCTTTTAGAGTTccggatgaaggtaaatccagaacaACGAGTAGAATCAAGTTCGAATTTGTTCCGGTCGGATAATTTTGTGCatagttatggtccttggacttggAAATTCACgcaaatatttagtttttcagACCTTTTTCCATCATGCatgaagatattgatttaatatttagTACATTCTTTTATTATGACAAGTTACACATCAAGTTCAAATTTATTTCtgggtctgatgattttgtgcagagtaagGGTTCGAAGACTTAGAAAATTTAGTCAAGTAATCAGTTGTCCACACTTTTTTTCGTtattcttgaagatattgataggataattggtatatagttcTATCATggcaagtttgaattttgttttgatctcatgattttgtgcagagttatggtccttagACTAAGAAAACTCGCTAAAATAATAagtttttcacactttttttcGTCATGCTTAAAGATATTGACATGATATTATAACGCCATggcgaaaaaaaaagaaacacagacaaacaacagtacacacaacaaaacatagaaaaccaaagactaagcaacacgaactccgcCAAAAACTTttggtgatcttaggtgctccggaagggtaagcataccCTGCTTCATATTTGgaactcgtcgtgttgctcataatagtacaaacccggtgataagtATAAATCTGTCCGTCACTTTCGTAAAAAgagaatgggattgtagttacgacataaggaaaatatccgttatcatctgtgaaactgatattccataaaattcaaccaactGTGATGGGTTTCATAACATTTACGAAGAGGcaatttcaacttcatcatttggaacccTTCGGATTAATTGCCTTCTTGTGAACAGCAATTCTATAACAAGGAAATcgtgatagaaaatacaagcccggAGCTATCGTATCGACTGGGAGGTATATACTGCGTATGCAGGAGCTGCTGGGTTGTCTGgcgtaaattcaaaatttaatcctaatatctatgatgaattgatttgctacatagaaatggaaagttcaaaattgggaagcatctattttgtcgtaaagttttgttttcaaccgccctttgttatcaatttctaaatgtaTTACTAAGTCAAGATAAGAGACATACTTAACTGTATCTGGTGTATCCTTTATATCAAGTTCGATTGGACAGATGCAATCAACATAGTTAACAAATttggaattatttagtgagataaCATCATCTATACATCGGaaaataaagttaaaggatacgctaacttcttttctttcttcctaagaagtttatGTATGACGTCATTCTcataagaataaaggaacaaTTTGTTTCaatcgacaagaagaggggcctGTAATATGAAGTTTCCATGATGTCGGTTGTTTTTCTCGGATATATACCAGAATGTTTTCTTTCTGTAATAACTTTAATAATACAAGGAAGATacttatagattattacatggcattttccatattggccctggtatcagccctagactcccatatcaagccagagggctttagcccgagggcttgatatgggtcgagggctgataccagggccaatatggaaaattACATGtcataatctatttatcacatattttcatGCTGGAGAAAAATGAAggaatatatcaaataatttttttattttcaacaaaaataacatttgaataaagaaaaaattttaaaaaatgtatcacaGTGCATTAACAATTTGTATCACAGTGAAAAAGTAAAGTGATGAGaataattcaacaaatatataacaataatctTATTTTTCAGAGTTGTAAATGTTTATTGTAACATTGCCAATAGAAGCTTGTGGAAGAATGGAAAATGTAGAACATTTTCCactgtttatttttacatttttttctacagATTCAAAATTTTCTATTGTTTGGCAAACTTCATTTAATTCAACACTGTCAAACATATCATCCTCCGGAAAATCTGCAGATTTGGCCTCAAAGCTAGTGTTTGGAGTTGGTTCTTGTGGTATTAATCCCCGGCTTCCTGAACCAATATCAGATAAGATATTTGACATAGTTTGCTGTTGCTGTAATGATGCTGAACTATACTCATTGACGGAAGCAACATTCTTATGGCCTGTCATGACGGTAGTAGCCTCCACATTGGAATGAAGAAGTGAGGACACTGTAGTTTTGCGAACACTATGGTTAACCTTTCTTCCTGTAAGACCACCTTTCATAGACATTTTTTTAGCTAAATCTCCTAGAGTATTTTTACCCAATGGCTGCATGGTAAACCATGTTTGTTTAGCATTTTCACTGGCATCAGGTTGTACCATCCTTTTAATACTTAGATAAAAGCGACTGTCTGGAGTCAGAGCATCTTCAGGGCGGCGACGAATATATTGCTTGAATGCATTCACTGGACAGCGTGGATTATctattttaagaaaatgaaaataatcaagGACATGCATCATATTAAATTGAAacaatatctacattttaaaaaaaaatattttaaagtgaatAAGCTTTAGTGCTATATATCTATTCTTTTCATTTGTTCATGTTTCCATTTTGAGTTCTTTGATGCGCATAGCTAGATATTTCtggatattttgtgttttttttatattcgttttaaaagtatatgtaagttatatacatgatatatgtatgaATTAATTGTGTAGGCATACTTGTGTGGTGGTTTCTGTATTTATCATTTACtgtcaattttatattaatttttaataaatcgAAAGAAAGTTACCTGGTGTTGCAAACATTTTAGGTGCAAATGCTCTACTGTCACTGTGTCCTGTCCTGGTTTTAGTCAGCCTTTCGTTGTATTCCAAATATTGCTCTCTACTTGCTGTTGTCATCATTTTTATGTCTCCAAATGACATGTCAGTATGCTCCTTCCTTCCCCTCATACCAAAGTGCAAAGTATTATTTAACCATATGGTATTAAGTAGTGCCTCAGGGTTGCCTAAAAGTAAGAATTGACAGTTCAGATTATAGGATAATATTAAAACGTTACGTACACTATGTATAGCTAGAAGTTGCTTACATTCATTATCAATAATGACactttacatgtatatagaagACTGAAGcacattttcaacaaaaaaatatacgCGTTCACTGTCTTGAAACATGTATGACAAACTGCATTCTATGTTGATGTTGCCTAACATGTCTTATTCTGTTAAAACTTAAAGATATATTTTTGAAGCTGATATCATTATCATTTTATGTACATGCACAGTCACATGATAATATTGCATAAACCTATCTGTTCCTAGGAGATTCTGTTCAAATAGCATATCTATTTCAGAGGATGAGAATGGATCAGCTTTCATCTTTTTGTTTCCCAGTCCCTGTGACTTCAAGTGCTTTCTTTTCGCGGATAACACCTCTCTACTGTGGTGAAATTCCTTATCTTTAAGAATATTTATTCCACTCTTTTCCTTCAAGTGCCTATTATTCGATGACTGTATTGACTTCAGGCTGTCTGGCTCATACTCCTCATTTTTCCGAGACCGGACAGACAAATAAAATCTGGCTAAGTACTGATTGAGTTCAGGTACAGATATATCCTCTATTGCCCGTAATTCGTTGTTCTCCTTTAACCATTCAGTTAATAATTTTATGTCACTTTTAGTTTTTCTCTTTGTgttatcatttttcatttcttcaatgaaattACTGGTATAGTCCATTTGatttctataaatcttcaaaaattaattcttaaaaattcatctttactaataaatattttttttcttcatgtgtgttaatgtatgatatgtacgaactctgactattaatatcataattttgaaccaaaaatcaaaaaagttactcattaggtctctatgttacttctattgtttttaatattaaatactcaatggagtatatatgagtagtgtaacagccttctattcaaaacaaaaacattagacatgtgctttaaacctgttttattgtaccatgtgactttactcatttaaataactctggtcatgtgatTACTGAGTTTTCTGTTTGCATGCTTTTGTATTTCTCATTGCATATAGAAAGCTCAGTAatcacatgaccagagttatttaaatgagtaaagtcacatggtacaataaaacaggtttaaagcacatgtctaatgtttttgttttgaatggaaggctgttacactactcatacctactccattgagtatttaatattaaaaacaatagaagtaacatagagacctaatgagtaacttttttgatttttggttcaaaattatgatattaatagtcagagttcgtatatatcatacattaacacacatgaagaaaacaaatatttattagtaaagatgaatttttaagaattaatttttgaagatttatagaaatCAAACAGACTATATCATCGTTCGTTACAGTCATGAACCTTTCGTCGTCTGCTTCTGTTGCCATCTTGTTTACAAATAGTATTTGATTCACAGGTTACCGGAAGTCAAACTCGGGGGCACGATATGGGTTTTTGAGGGCTGATATCGATGGGGCTGATAACCAACTTTGACTTCCGGCtattattggccat from Mytilus galloprovincialis chromosome 2, xbMytGall1.hap1.1, whole genome shotgun sequence encodes:
- the LOC143064910 gene encoding uncharacterized protein LOC143064910 isoform X2, translating into MPRQICSCGYCDKSPSSNPEALLNTIWLNNTLHFGMRGRKEHTDMSFGDIKMMTTASREQYLEYNERLTKTRTGHSDSRAFAPKMFATPDNPRCPVNAFKQYIRRRPEDALTPDSRFYLSIKRMVQPDASENAKQTWFTMQPLGKNTLGDLAKKMSMKGGLTGRKVNHSVRKTTVSSLLHSNVEATTVMTGHKNVASVNEYSSASLQQQQTMSNILSDIGSGSRGLIPQEPTPNTSFEAKSADFPEDDMFDSVELNEVCQTIENFESVEKNVKINSGKCSTFSILPQASIGNVTINIYNSEK
- the LOC143064910 gene encoding uncharacterized protein LOC143064910 isoform X1; the encoded protein is MINLKSNKNKYISKVDNYFTVQGNPEALLNTIWLNNTLHFGMRGRKEHTDMSFGDIKMMTTASREQYLEYNERLTKTRTGHSDSRAFAPKMFATPDNPRCPVNAFKQYIRRRPEDALTPDSRFYLSIKRMVQPDASENAKQTWFTMQPLGKNTLGDLAKKMSMKGGLTGRKVNHSVRKTTVSSLLHSNVEATTVMTGHKNVASVNEYSSASLQQQQTMSNILSDIGSGSRGLIPQEPTPNTSFEAKSADFPEDDMFDSVELNEVCQTIENFESVEKNVKINSGKCSTFSILPQASIGNVTINIYNSEK